GATATGATAAGCAAACAATTGTTGAGCAGGGGCATGGCCGTCGTTGTCATGACCAGCGTAACCTCTTTGGTCTGGGCACAATCCTTTACCGGATCGGTTGTTTCGGCTGATTCAGGACTGCCGATCGGGGGAGCGAGTATCAAAGTAAAGAATCAGAAGATTTCAACAAGCAGTGATGAATCGGGCAAGTTTGCACTGAAGGCCAGCACAGGGACAGTATTGATCGTTACCTACGTAGGGTACAAAACCGAAGAAATTGCAGTGACTGGCCCCAATATGGTGATCCGCCTGCAGCCGCAAGCTTCCGATCTTGAAGAAGTGGTGGTTATCGGCTACGGTGTACAAAAGAAAAAATTGAATACAGGAGCCAACTTGAAGGTAGAGGGTGAAGAACTGCAGAAACGTAATCAATTAAACCCGCTGCAGTCGCTTCAGGGGCAAGCACCGGGTGTATCCATTACATCAACTTCCGGTCAGCCGGGAGCAGATATGAAGGTGGTCGTCCGGGGGCTGGGAACAATTGGCAATTCAGGCCCCTTGTACGTCATCGATGGCGTTCCGGGAGGGGATATTTCGGTCTTAAATGCGGCCGATATCCAATCTATCGACGTACTGAAAGACGCGGCTTCGGCCGCCATCTATGGTTCGCAGGCTGCCAATGGGGTTATTCTGGTCACCACTAAAATGGGCGCTGCGGGAAAAAATGTGCTGTCGTTTGATGGCTATACAGGCATTCAGAACGTTTCGCGTAAAGCAAAATTGCTGGATGCAGATCAGTACAAGCTGATCATGAATGAGCAATCGCTGAATTCGGGGGCTGGGGTTATTGATTTTAACAGCATGGATGGTCTGGCCAATACCAATTGGATGGATTACATGTTTAAGGATAATGCAAAAATGGACAATTACAATGTTGCCCTGACTGGCGGCAATGAAAAATCCACCTACGCCTTATCGATGAACTATATTGGTCAGGAGGGAATTGTCGGTGGTAAAGATGTTTCCAACTATCAGCGTTATGGTTTCCGTACGAACTCGGAACATAAACTCTTCGATAACTTTGTGAAAATAGGTCAGCACCTTAACTTTAACTACATCAAAAATCGGGGCATCGGTGTAGGCAACCAGTACAATAATACCTTACGCGGTGCTTTTGCGACTTCGCCCTTGTCACCGGTGTACTCGGACAATGGCTTGTACGGAAGTCCTTTCAATGATACCTCCAATTCACCTTGGTACAATGGGGACAGCAATCCATATGGGGTGATGATGACCAATTCGAATAACGCCAATGATGGCCAAAAATTACTGGCGGATGTATTTGCGGAGATCGAGCCGATCAAAGGCTTGAAGGTCCGGTCATTGCTGGGATTCAACTATTATGCTTCAGAATACAGAAGTTTTACGCCCTTATACCGCTTCTCCATCTACACCTACAACCAAGATCATACAACAACCTCACAGAACATGAGCAAAGGTCATACGCTGACCTGGACAAATACTGCTTCCTATGACTTTGATATCGATACGGATCATCGTTTTTCGGCTATGGTTGGTATGGAATCGCTACGTTACCAGGGAACTTACCTTTCGGGGTCCAACTGGAATCTGCTTTCGCAGTTCAATGATTTTGCACATGCTTACCTGGACAATACCACAGGCCAGGCACACCTGGACGAAAAAGGTAATGTCGTCGAAACGCGTACCGTGTCTGGAAAACCAGAGAACATCACGCGTAGGGTTTCGTACTTTGGACGGCTGGGCTACAACTATAAGGAAAAGTACCTGTTGAATGCTACATTGCGTGCAGATGGATCCTCTAAATTTTCGCGCAGCAATCGCTGGGGATATTTTCCTTCGGTATCGGCAGGATGGGTAATTTCTTCGGAAGAGTTTTTTAAAGAACATTTAGCGGCTGTAAACTTCTTTAAACTTCGTGCTTCATGGGGGCAAGTGGGTAACCAGGATATCGCTGATTTTCAATATGCGGCACCTATCAGTACCTCAACAGGCATTACGTCCTCCAACCCCGGAGCGCATTATGTCTTTGGAACGAGCAATAATAATATCGCCGGTGCTTATCCGAGCCGCTTATCCAATCCGAATCTGACCTGGGAAACTTCCGAACAGACCAATATTGGATTTGACGCCAAATTCGCGAAAAGCCGCCTGGATGTTGTGGCCGATTTTTATGTCAAAAAGACGAAGAACTGGCTGGTTACAGCGCCCGTTTTGGCGACAACCGGTACGTTGCCTCCTTTTATCAATGGCGGTGATGTGAAGAATACGGGGGTAGAATTGGGACTAAATTGGGCGGACAGGATCAATGAAGTCAAATACCGTCTTGGGGTAAATGGTGCCTACAACAAAAATAAGGTCGGACAAATACCAACTGAAGATGGAATTATCCACGGACAGACAGCCATGTTATACGATAATTCGGAAGAATTTTATCGTGCCGCAAATGGCCTGCCCATTGGTTACTTCTGGGGGTATAAAACAGACGGTCTGTTCCAGAGCCAAGCCGAGATCGATGCCTGGAAAACAGCCGGGAAAGGTATTCTTCAAGCGGATGTAAAACCCGGCGATGTGAAATATGTAGATCAGAATAACGATGGTATTATCAATGCCTCGGATAAAACAAATCTGGGTGTAGGCATGCCTAGTTTCACCTATGGATTTAATATTGGACTAGATTATAAAGGATTTGATTTTTCGGTCAATGCCTACGGCTCCCTGGGCAACAAAATTGTACAGTCTTACCGCAATCATGCCAATAAACAGGCAAACTATACCACAAGAATATTAGAGCGATGGACGGGAGAGGGTACTTCCAGTACAATTCCCCGTGTTACGGAAACTAATGTCAACTGGCAGTTTTCAGACCTTTATATTCAGGATGGAGACTTCCTTCGGATTAGCAATGTGACCTTAGGCTATGACTTATCGAAGCTGATCAAATGGAAGTATGCCAATCAGATCCGCTTCTACGTACAAGGTCAAAATCTGTTTACGTTCACCAAATATGATGGGATGGATCCTGAGATCGGTTATGGAACCGATGGTTGGGTATCGGGTATCGACCTCGGTTACTATCCAAGACCAAGGACTGTATTATTTGGCCTAAATGTTAAATTCTAAACACAAGAAATCATGAAAAAAACGAGCTATATCTATCATTCCATGTTATTTGGATCCTTAATCTTAGGATCATGTTCATCCAGTTTTTTGGATGTCGAACCTATGACTAGCGTTTTGGAAAGCAATTTTTATAAAACGATAGCCGATGCTGACATGGCCTTGGTCGGTTGTTATGATGGTTATCAACGGACGACTTCCAATGGGAGTCAGGCCTTCTATATCACTGCAGAAGTAGCAAGCGACAATTGTTTTGGTGGAACTGGTACAACAGACGGTCGCGCATTTCAGGCAATAGACCGTTTTGATATTGCGCAATCCCAATCGGACAATAATATCTTTGATGGTACCTGGTCTGATTACTATGCGGGGATTTTTCGCTGCAATACACTTTTGGGAAAATTGGACGGTACTGATTTTTCAGGTAACACAACAGCGCGGGCACGTATCGAAGGGGAAACAAAATTCCTGCGGGCCACCATGTACTTTGATCTCGTCCGTCTATTCGAAAACATCCCTTTGCTAACGGGCCCGACCAATGAGAATATTCCACAGTCGGACCCCAAAGCTGTTTATCAACTGATTGTTTCGGACCTTAAATTTGCGGCTGCCAATATCCCAGCAACAGCTTACCCGAAGTCAGCTGCGGCAACCAATGATGGTCGGGCAACTCCATTTGCTGCTAAAGCGCTACTGGCCCGTGTTTATCTATTTTATTCAGGCTATTACGGCAGTGAAGATATCGGTGTCTCCAAGGCCGAAGCCCTGGCGGGACTGGAAGAAGTTATCAGCAGTGGCCAGTTTGCGCTGGTGGCAGATTTCAAGAATCTGTGGCCGGCAGCGAGCTATATCCCCAATGCAAGCAATAATACGCTAGACATCTCCAAATATGCCGGTAAGGGAAATGTTGAAGTGGTATTTGCGCAGAAATTCAACAATACCTCGAATTATAGCGGGTATATCGATGGCAACCGCTGGGTCGTCTTCCTGGGCTTGCGCGGTAAAAATTGGTCTCCGTATGGTCAGGGATGGGGTGCATGTACGGTAAGCAAAAAGTTCTTCAATGAGTTTGACAACATGGATACGCGCAAAACCGCCTCAATTATTGATATCGATGGCGAGAACATCAGCGGATTTGACCTGAAAGACCAGCGTGAGTATACAGGTTACACCATAAAAAAATACGCCCCTACGGCATTGCCGGATGGCACTACCAATACAGGTGGAGATAAGGATATGCAACTGTCCCAAGACCAGGATTACTTTGTCATCCGCTATGCTGATGTCTTGCTTATGGCGGCAGAACTCGGATCCGCAAACGCACAGAAATACTTTGACGAGGTAAGGAAAAGAGCGTACAAGACCAATTTTGTGCCGCTAACAGTTTCAAAAAATAATATTCTGAAGGAAAGAAAATTTGAATTTGCGTTTGAAGGTATCCGTTATTGGGATGTATTGCGGCAGGGGTTAAATAATGCGGCTGCTACACTGGAAACAACCGAAGATGTGCTTAGCGGTTCGGTGACGGAGAAGGTCAGCGTGACTAAGGAACGTTTTTTGACAACGAAAGGATTTATGCAGATTCCAAACAAGCAGATTACGTTATCCAATGGTGTACTGAAACAAAATGCCGGCTGGAACTAAACATAGGTATACTAGGACTTACTATTAGTTGAATTATAACTAGATAAACATGAAAAAGATATTCACATATATCATCTGCTTCTTTGTAGCGATGGTACTCTTTGGAGCCTGTTCTCCGGAGAATTATACCCTGGGGGACATCGATGTCACATCGGCACAGTTAGAGAAGGGTAAGGCGTTTACCATTGAACATGATGCCAGTAATCCCAATATTGTGTATTTAACGAGTTTGATGGATCCCAGATACACCGCTTTATGGGAGCATCCACAGGGACGGAGCCAGGAAAAAAAGGTGACCTTGAAAATGCCTTTCCCTGGTGATTACACGGTAAAATTTGGTGTCGAGACGCGTGGTGGCATCGTCTACGGCGAGCCTGTGACCTTTAAAATCGATCAGATGTATGCCGAATTTATCAGTGACGAGACTTGGACCTTACTGACGGGCGGGGCAGGGGAAGAGAAAACCTGGTATCTCGATCTAGATGCTGACGGTATCTCCCGTTACTTTAAAGGTCCGCTGTATTTTTACGGTACCGGTGACTGGTGGGGAAGCATCAACAAAACAGCTGCGCCCCTAAACAGCGATAGCTGGAGCTGGGAACCCGATTGGAAAGGCAATAGCTGGCTGATGCCGGCAGGCAATTATGGGAGTATGACTTTTGACCTGAAAGGTGGCGCAAACATTCATGTTAACCATGCTATGCTGGGCAAAGTCCAGAAGGGAACTTTCAATATTGATACCGAAAAGAAAACCATCCGCATGACGGGGGCTTCGCCTTTACATGGAAAACCACAAGATGGGATCGTCGTCGACTGGGGCGATGTCCGTATTATGTCGTTGACCGAGAATACCATGCAACTGGGAGTATTGCGAGATCCCGTGCTTTCGAACGACGGAGCGGCCATGCTGACCTTTAATTTTATCAGCAAGGCCTACAAGGAGAGTTTGGCCGGAGATGCCAAGGATAACAATAAGACCCCATAAATGTATGCTGAAGCAATTAGTTGATACTGGGTATAGCCGAATAATGATCCTGCTCTTCCTCTTATTTGCGACCGCGGGCTCCGTAAGTGGACAGTCCGGAAAGGTTATTGATTTTAATGGGGGCTGGTGGTTTAAACTGGACAGCATCCAGCAATATAGCAATGGACGAAACGGAGAGGGCTGGCGAAAGCTCGATCTACCACATGACTGGAGTATCGAAATGCCATTTAGAGAAAACAGCCCTGCAGGTAGCGGGGCTGCTTACCTCGATGGTGGCGTAGGCTGGTATCAAAAAACGTTTAAGTTGGCTCAGGCTGAGCAAGGGCAACGGATATTTATTGCATTCGAAGGTGTATACGAAAACAGTGAAGTCTGGATCAATGGGCATTTCTTGGGAAAAAGACCCAATGGTTATATCGGATTCGAATATGAGCTTTCCCCTTATTTATACTGGGATGGTAGGGACAACCTGCTTTCAGTAAAAGTAAACAATAAGAATCAGCCCAATTCGCGTTTCTATTCGGGTTCGGGTATCTATCGTGATGTTAAATTAATCAGCCGAAATCCCGTCGCCATAGGTAGCAACAGTACCTTCATAAGGGCTGGGCAACTCAGCGAGAAACGTGCTGTCGTGGATCTCACCCTCGAAATTGAGCATAGCCCTAAGGCATCTAAAAACATGATGTTGTTGACAGAGGTGCTTTCAGCTCAAGGTGCTGTTCTAGCGAGTAAACGTACTACGTTGAACGCCCTCAAGGCAGGTCTGCATCCCCTCGATCAGCAGATAGTCCTCGAAAATCCCATCTTATGGGGTATCGAAAATCCCTATCAATATACAGCAAAGATTAAACTTATTGTTGATGGTCGGGTTGTAGATGAACAGCTTACGAAATTTGGCTTACGTAATTTTAGCTTCGATCAGCAACAGGGCTTTATGCTCAATGGGAGGCCGCTTAAAATCCGTGGGGTCTGTTTACATAGTGATCTCGGCGCTTTGGGCATGGCATTCAACCGATCTGCAGCATTACGTCAGCTTCGCATCATGAAAGAAATGGGGGTGAATGGAATACGGACATCACACAATCCTGCGGCGCCAGCGTTTTTGGACCTCTGCGATAGCTTGGGTTTTGTTGTGATGAGTGAAACCTTCGATGTCTGGAAAGGGCGTAAAAATCCCTATGACTATCATTTATATTGGGACGAATGGTACAAGCGGGACTTTGTTGACCATATCAAAAGGGACCGGAATCATCCGTCGCTGTTTATATGGTGCCTGGGCAATGAAGCGCAGGAGCAATGGCATTCCAAAGCTGATGGTGCAGCGATTCCGATTGCGCTGGCAGCAATCGTCGATAGTCTGGATGGCACACGTCCGACCACCATTGCCAATAATGAGCTCTCCAAAGCCAATCCGGTGCTGATGAGTTCGGCGGTAGATTTGATTGGCTACAACTATAACCATAAGAAATGGGCAAGCTTCCCACAAGATCATCCTGAAAAGAAGTTTATCGTAACGGAAAGTACTTCGGCATTGGAAAGCCGCGGAACGTATGATTTGGTGCCATATGATTCTAGTCGCATGTGGCCAGAACGATGGGATATTCCCTTTTCTGGCGGGAACAAAGACAGGAACATATCGGCTTACGACAATGTATTTACACCTTGGGGATCAAATCATCAGACAAGCTTGAGGTTGATGGAAAAGTACGACCATATTGCGGGCATGTATGTATGGACAGGATTTGATTATCTCGGCGAACCAACACCCTACACCTGGCCGGCACGAAGTTCGTACTTTGGTATTGTGGATCTAGCTGGATTTCCGAAAGATGTCTACTATCTGTATCAAAGCGTCTGGACAGAAAAGCCGGTCTTACATGTATTGCCTCATTGGAATTGGAAGCAAGGTGATCGGGTAGATATCGTGGTATATTTTAATCAGGCTGACCGGGTGGAGCTTTATCTGAACGGTAAAAGGATAAGGGAGCAGTCCAAAGACCCAGATCGGTACGACCTTGTATTTAAAGCTGTTGAATTCAAACCAGGGGAGATTGAAGTAATATCGTTTCAAGGTGGCAAGAAACTGCTAAGTAAAACGATCCGTACCGCAGCGAAAGCGCATCGTATACAATTGTTTGCAGAAAATGTGAATTTCAATTCGGCAAAGAAAGAACTTTCCTTTGTACATGCTTATATCGTGGACGAGTTTGGCACGATCGTTCCTTATGCAGACGATAAAATCGAATTTGAGGTGGAGGGAGATGGTGCAAAAATTGTGGCGACAGACAATGGCAATACGACGGATCTGACGAGCTTCCAATCTGCTTCCCGCAATGCTTTTCATGGTAAGGCATTGGCGATTGTCACGAGCAAAAACAAAGGCAAAATACAGGTAAGGGCAAAAAGCGAAGGACTAATTTCGGGTGATATTCAACTTGAAGCCAATTAGTTCTTGGCTCTGCTCTGCGCTGGATTTGTATGTTTTTTTTCACTAATAAGAGCAAGGTCCGACCATGGTCGGACCTTGCTCTTTGTTGTATCACGCGATCATTAAGGCTATGATCTACTTGCCGATACAGAATTTCGAGAAGATATTATCCAATAAATCGTCTGTCGAAACACTTCCTGTGATTTCACCAAGATGATATAGCGCTTGGCGGATATCCATTGCTAGGAAATCAGAAGTGACCGGATTGTCAATACCATATATTACGCGTTCCAGTGAATCTGCTGTTTTTTGTAGCGCTTCCACGTGACGGATGTTGGTGACCATAACATCATCTGTATTTAAATTTCCTAATTGTACACGATTGATCAATTCGTCTTTCAATTCCTCGACGCCAATTTGCTCTTTTGCTGAAATGTAGAGCGGATTAAGGACATTGTAAACGTCTTTTTGCGCCTCAGAAAGCAAATCTGATTTATTGATAATGGTGACAAACGGAATTTGTAG
The Sphingobacterium multivorum genome window above contains:
- a CDS encoding SusC/RagA family TonB-linked outer membrane protein; the protein is MISKQLLSRGMAVVVMTSVTSLVWAQSFTGSVVSADSGLPIGGASIKVKNQKISTSSDESGKFALKASTGTVLIVTYVGYKTEEIAVTGPNMVIRLQPQASDLEEVVVIGYGVQKKKLNTGANLKVEGEELQKRNQLNPLQSLQGQAPGVSITSTSGQPGADMKVVVRGLGTIGNSGPLYVIDGVPGGDISVLNAADIQSIDVLKDAASAAIYGSQAANGVILVTTKMGAAGKNVLSFDGYTGIQNVSRKAKLLDADQYKLIMNEQSLNSGAGVIDFNSMDGLANTNWMDYMFKDNAKMDNYNVALTGGNEKSTYALSMNYIGQEGIVGGKDVSNYQRYGFRTNSEHKLFDNFVKIGQHLNFNYIKNRGIGVGNQYNNTLRGAFATSPLSPVYSDNGLYGSPFNDTSNSPWYNGDSNPYGVMMTNSNNANDGQKLLADVFAEIEPIKGLKVRSLLGFNYYASEYRSFTPLYRFSIYTYNQDHTTTSQNMSKGHTLTWTNTASYDFDIDTDHRFSAMVGMESLRYQGTYLSGSNWNLLSQFNDFAHAYLDNTTGQAHLDEKGNVVETRTVSGKPENITRRVSYFGRLGYNYKEKYLLNATLRADGSSKFSRSNRWGYFPSVSAGWVISSEEFFKEHLAAVNFFKLRASWGQVGNQDIADFQYAAPISTSTGITSSNPGAHYVFGTSNNNIAGAYPSRLSNPNLTWETSEQTNIGFDAKFAKSRLDVVADFYVKKTKNWLVTAPVLATTGTLPPFINGGDVKNTGVELGLNWADRINEVKYRLGVNGAYNKNKVGQIPTEDGIIHGQTAMLYDNSEEFYRAANGLPIGYFWGYKTDGLFQSQAEIDAWKTAGKGILQADVKPGDVKYVDQNNDGIINASDKTNLGVGMPSFTYGFNIGLDYKGFDFSVNAYGSLGNKIVQSYRNHANKQANYTTRILERWTGEGTSSTIPRVTETNVNWQFSDLYIQDGDFLRISNVTLGYDLSKLIKWKYANQIRFYVQGQNLFTFTKYDGMDPEIGYGTDGWVSGIDLGYYPRPRTVLFGLNVKF
- a CDS encoding RagB/SusD family nutrient uptake outer membrane protein — encoded protein: MKKTSYIYHSMLFGSLILGSCSSSFLDVEPMTSVLESNFYKTIADADMALVGCYDGYQRTTSNGSQAFYITAEVASDNCFGGTGTTDGRAFQAIDRFDIAQSQSDNNIFDGTWSDYYAGIFRCNTLLGKLDGTDFSGNTTARARIEGETKFLRATMYFDLVRLFENIPLLTGPTNENIPQSDPKAVYQLIVSDLKFAAANIPATAYPKSAAATNDGRATPFAAKALLARVYLFYSGYYGSEDIGVSKAEALAGLEEVISSGQFALVADFKNLWPAASYIPNASNNTLDISKYAGKGNVEVVFAQKFNNTSNYSGYIDGNRWVVFLGLRGKNWSPYGQGWGACTVSKKFFNEFDNMDTRKTASIIDIDGENISGFDLKDQREYTGYTIKKYAPTALPDGTTNTGGDKDMQLSQDQDYFVIRYADVLLMAAELGSANAQKYFDEVRKRAYKTNFVPLTVSKNNILKERKFEFAFEGIRYWDVLRQGLNNAAATLETTEDVLSGSVTEKVSVTKERFLTTKGFMQIPNKQITLSNGVLKQNAGWN
- a CDS encoding glycoside hydrolase family 2 TIM barrel-domain containing protein, translating into MLKQLVDTGYSRIMILLFLLFATAGSVSGQSGKVIDFNGGWWFKLDSIQQYSNGRNGEGWRKLDLPHDWSIEMPFRENSPAGSGAAYLDGGVGWYQKTFKLAQAEQGQRIFIAFEGVYENSEVWINGHFLGKRPNGYIGFEYELSPYLYWDGRDNLLSVKVNNKNQPNSRFYSGSGIYRDVKLISRNPVAIGSNSTFIRAGQLSEKRAVVDLTLEIEHSPKASKNMMLLTEVLSAQGAVLASKRTTLNALKAGLHPLDQQIVLENPILWGIENPYQYTAKIKLIVDGRVVDEQLTKFGLRNFSFDQQQGFMLNGRPLKIRGVCLHSDLGALGMAFNRSAALRQLRIMKEMGVNGIRTSHNPAAPAFLDLCDSLGFVVMSETFDVWKGRKNPYDYHLYWDEWYKRDFVDHIKRDRNHPSLFIWCLGNEAQEQWHSKADGAAIPIALAAIVDSLDGTRPTTIANNELSKANPVLMSSAVDLIGYNYNHKKWASFPQDHPEKKFIVTESTSALESRGTYDLVPYDSSRMWPERWDIPFSGGNKDRNISAYDNVFTPWGSNHQTSLRLMEKYDHIAGMYVWTGFDYLGEPTPYTWPARSSYFGIVDLAGFPKDVYYLYQSVWTEKPVLHVLPHWNWKQGDRVDIVVYFNQADRVELYLNGKRIREQSKDPDRYDLVFKAVEFKPGEIEVISFQGGKKLLSKTIRTAAKAHRIQLFAENVNFNSAKKELSFVHAYIVDEFGTIVPYADDKIEFEVEGDGAKIVATDNGNTTDLTSFQSASRNAFHGKALAIVTSKNKGKIQVRAKSEGLISGDIQLEAN